A genomic region of uncultured Methanobrevibacter sp. contains the following coding sequences:
- a CDS encoding class E sortase produces the protein MNRQTISTIIVIICILIIGLYAMGEVNYFSSKIAVERNVETPTIVIPSIGVHEKINDESLSQGVLHEPSSYDPQQGDVLLFGHRTLQGSPFLRLNELSAGDQMILEWPGIGELKYTVSNSTIVPATYQLNAQEGRNGLYLITCDPIGSTENRLIIYGELSETNPLNEQIIKDNPQESYAWIITAIFLVVGLVFSYFYPKEQRLFILATVLIVSAVLIYCCINPIPSELIYDKIIFLNGGL, from the coding sequence ATGAATAGACAAACTATTTCAACAATAATCGTTATTATATGCATTCTTATAATAGGATTATATGCAATGGGAGAAGTGAATTATTTCTCCTCCAAAATTGCTGTAGAAAGAAATGTTGAAACTCCGACTATTGTGATACCTTCCATTGGAGTGCATGAAAAAATCAATGATGAATCATTATCTCAGGGAGTATTGCATGAACCTAGTTCATATGATCCACAGCAGGGAGATGTTTTGCTGTTTGGACATAGGACACTTCAAGGTTCACCATTTTTAAGGCTTAATGAACTATCTGCAGGAGATCAAATGATTTTAGAATGGCCTGGAATTGGAGAACTGAAATATACTGTGAGCAATTCAACTATTGTTCCTGCAACCTACCAGCTCAATGCACAGGAAGGTAGAAACGGATTATATCTGATTACATGCGACCCAATCGGTTCTACTGAAAACAGGTTAATCATTTACGGAGAGTTAAGTGAAACAAATCCTTTAAATGAACAAATCATTAAAGACAATCCGCAGGAATCTTATGCATGGATTATCACCGCAATATTTTTAGTGGTGGGACTGGTATTCAGTTATTTCTATCCGAAAGAACAGAGACTATTCATTTTAGCAACAGTATTGATTGTATCTGCAGTATTAATCTATTGCTGCATAAATCCAATACCATCTGAATTAATTTATGATAAGATAATCTTTTTAAATGGGGGATTATAA
- a CDS encoding dihydroneopterin aldolase family protein → MDVEKEYFSNITTRERAIFEGAISMGALFHQFVGTPVNKNTKNSLETSIEESVQLQPAIEEADVTIRFDKLEDAMTEFEYTSLTGDMLDVKIYTKVDNVKATIRIEFIEELNYPLMYVEDITED, encoded by the coding sequence ATGGATGTTGAAAAAGAATACTTTTCAAATATAACTACACGGGAAAGAGCAATATTTGAAGGTGCTATTAGTATGGGAGCACTATTCCACCAGTTTGTTGGAACTCCCGTAAATAAAAATACAAAAAATAGCTTAGAAACCAGCATAGAAGAATCAGTGCAACTTCAACCGGCAATTGAAGAGGCTGACGTTACTATTCGCTTCGACAAGCTCGAAGATGCAATGACCGAATTCGAATACACATCCCTTACAGGAGACATGCTGGACGTTAAAATTTACACAAAAGTAGACAATGTCAAAGCAACAATAAGGATTGAGTTTATTGAAGAACTCAATTATCCTTTAATGTATGTTGAAGACATTACAGAAGATTAA
- a CDS encoding GTP cyclohydrolase III, translated as MIQMTLIQIDNYGPWTVTPRPRTESDLQMLQANLFADLNNHFGNKKGLVFFTRFDNLLAISNGLDEEDHLRIQRSIRNRYPITVSMGVGAAETPHEAQKLATIALQKAGSAQSGERKEILAIDSLVSEEDSYVQAAHIDINSVTETLTDIESAFDTSFMVNKAQHYLMTKLIKKGALLFFIGGDNFMSPCNGLSEKEIEEIMVEIDEEIGIKLKAGIGRGKNAEDAAYMADIGLEEIRAHNNEMWTWVIEKEY; from the coding sequence ATGATACAAATGACATTAATACAAATTGACAATTATGGTCCTTGGACTGTAACTCCAAGACCACGTACGGAGTCTGACTTACAAATGCTTCAAGCAAATTTATTCGCTGATTTGAATAATCATTTCGGTAATAAAAAAGGTTTAGTTTTCTTTACCAGATTCGATAATTTGCTTGCAATTTCAAACGGACTTGATGAAGAAGATCATTTAAGAATTCAAAGATCAATCAGAAACAGATATCCTATCACTGTCAGTATGGGTGTAGGCGCTGCTGAAACTCCGCACGAAGCTCAAAAATTAGCAACAATTGCTTTGCAAAAAGCTGGAAGTGCACAGTCCGGTGAAAGAAAAGAAATATTGGCTATTGACAGTTTGGTCAGTGAAGAAGACAGTTATGTTCAGGCAGCTCATATTGATATTAACAGTGTCACTGAAACATTAACAGATATAGAATCTGCTTTTGATACAAGTTTCATGGTTAACAAAGCTCAACATTATTTAATGACAAAATTAATTAAAAAAGGAGCATTATTGTTCTTCATCGGCGGAGATAACTTCATGTCTCCATGTAACGGCCTCAGTGAAAAAGAGATTGAAGAGATCATGGTCGAAATTGATGAAGAAATAGGAATCAAGCTTAAAGCAGGTATCGGTCGTGGAAAAAATGCAGAAGATGCAGCATACATGGCAGATATCGGACTTGAAGAAATCCGTGCTCACAACAATGAAATGTGGACTTGGGTTATTGAAAAAGAATATTGA
- a CDS encoding DUF515 domain-containing protein, which produces MTNDKPRDPLFPKGFGETEDLKKQYSKETLQKPTKKDEISPLRKLNHKIGVYLNPKSTIISDDEKKRKIGIIITALILITLVITAYYFIIYQPQQEELSLVRTEKLNELHDLYSGPLITSPNALILENKINDAKSAGELENLNILTQASKDWKSYHKKEISSNIDQYNRTMAIYSNDSKEVLMSSADAVKIINENDATILSQIKFDKPNTVSVPILVSRLQAGAGLINVGSVVDIYLNSNNTDEVNDTNSTPVISGCTVLSIMRYEENGEIDSEYSKSKMNIKGNDTYPQENTKSFSSNVLELLKGSIIKGYDEEETVQMLKDYGVKLSNYERQINLGDLDAQYMLLVETPHDKVNFLLNNMENIVLTIPTSEAPTWMVKELNKVYSY; this is translated from the coding sequence ATGACCAATGATAAACCACGAGACCCATTGTTTCCAAAAGGTTTTGGAGAAACAGAAGACCTTAAAAAACAATATAGTAAAGAAACTCTCCAAAAACCTACTAAAAAAGATGAAATAAGTCCATTGAGAAAATTAAATCATAAGATTGGAGTTTATTTAAATCCAAAATCCACGATTATAAGTGATGATGAAAAGAAAAGAAAAATCGGAATTATAATTACAGCTTTAATTTTGATTACGCTAGTGATAACTGCATACTACTTCATAATTTATCAGCCACAGCAGGAGGAACTGTCACTTGTGAGAACAGAAAAACTAAATGAACTTCACGACTTGTATTCAGGTCCTTTAATAACCTCACCAAATGCATTAATTTTAGAAAACAAAATCAATGATGCAAAAAGTGCAGGTGAGCTAGAAAACTTAAATATTTTAACACAAGCCTCCAAAGATTGGAAATCATATCATAAAAAGGAAATTAGTTCAAATATAGACCAGTATAACAGAACAATGGCAATATATTCCAACGACAGCAAAGAAGTGCTGATGAGCAGTGCAGATGCAGTGAAAATCATTAATGAAAATGACGCTACAATCCTATCCCAAATCAAGTTTGACAAACCGAACACAGTATCAGTACCGATACTTGTTTCAAGACTTCAGGCAGGAGCCGGACTGATTAATGTCGGAAGCGTTGTCGACATCTATCTGAATTCCAACAATACTGATGAGGTCAATGATACAAATTCAACTCCAGTAATAAGTGGATGTACCGTTCTTTCAATAATGAGATATGAGGAAAACGGTGAAATTGATTCTGAATATTCAAAATCAAAGATGAACATAAAAGGCAATGATACCTATCCTCAGGAAAACACTAAAAGCTTTTCATCAAACGTGCTGGAACTTCTAAAAGGATCCATTATAAAAGGATATGATGAAGAAGAAACCGTCCAAATGCTTAAAGATTATGGAGTAAAGTTATCAAATTATGAAAGACAAATTAATTTAGGAGATTTGGATGCGCAATATATGCTTCTTGTCGAAACACCTCATGATAAAGTCAATTTTCTTTTGAACAATATGGAAAATATAGTTCTAACAATTCCGACATCTGAAGCTCCGACATGGATGGTTAAAGAATTAAACAAAGTATATAGTTATTAA
- a CDS encoding coenzyme F420-0:L-glutamate ligase translates to MTIELIGLENIPIVDDSDDISAIIKDAINTQGCSIKHGDIILIAETLISKSEGNFIKLDDLTPSEDALSLAEQSQKDPKLVEAILQESNEVVRVGPKFIITETKHGFICANAGIDESNVGDGLATPMPENADKSAFEIREFLEKEFGEEIAVIITDTQGRAFRFGAIGTAIGCSGISPLWRRVGEKDLYGRELETTEIATADELSAAASLVMGQADEGLPVVLIRGFGSFDELRNVDSNISDLLMPKEFDVFR, encoded by the coding sequence ATGACAATTGAACTGATAGGTTTAGAGAATATACCCATTGTTGATGATAGTGATGATATTTCAGCAATTATCAAAGATGCAATTAACACTCAGGGATGTTCAATCAAACATGGGGACATTATTTTAATTGCCGAGACATTAATTTCAAAATCTGAAGGCAATTTCATTAAATTGGATGATTTGACTCCATCTGAAGACGCTTTGAGTTTAGCTGAACAGTCCCAAAAAGACCCGAAACTTGTTGAAGCAATCCTTCAGGAATCAAATGAGGTTGTGCGAGTAGGGCCTAAATTCATTATCACAGAAACAAAACATGGTTTTATCTGTGCAAATGCAGGTATTGACGAGTCCAATGTCGGAGACGGTTTAGCTACTCCGATGCCCGAAAATGCTGATAAATCAGCTTTTGAAATTAGAGAATTTTTGGAAAAAGAATTTGGCGAAGAAATAGCTGTGATTATTACTGACACTCAGGGAAGAGCATTCAGATTTGGAGCTATAGGTACTGCTATTGGCTGTTCTGGAATTTCACCTCTTTGGAGAAGAGTCGGTGAAAAAGATTTGTATGGTAGAGAACTGGAAACAACTGAAATTGCTACTGCTGATGAGCTGTCCGCTGCGGCATCTCTTGTTATGGGACAGGCTGATGAAGGTCTTCCTGTTGTTTTAATTCGAGGGTTTGGCAGTTTTGATGAACTTAGAAACGTTGACTCTAACATCAGTGATTTGCTAATGCCAAAAGAATTTGATGTATTTAGGTAA
- the rnhB gene encoding ribonuclease HII has translation MDILGMDEAGRGSVLGPMVIAGVIVPEKMEKVLERMGVKDSKKLAPHRRTILSRKLKKMFDYEVVVITARQIDEMRAEGINLNEIEKNAMESILLKMKPEKAIVDAVDVKAERFQQNLCNDTGVNVIAEHKADDKYIEVSAASIIAKAERDDQIAKINKDFIKSGGIGSGYPSDPKTKDFLAKYTYDEMPDFVRRSWATVAKMK, from the coding sequence ATGGATATTTTAGGTATGGATGAAGCCGGCAGAGGCTCTGTTTTAGGTCCTATGGTTATTGCTGGTGTTATTGTTCCTGAAAAAATGGAAAAAGTTTTAGAACGCATGGGCGTTAAAGATTCTAAAAAATTAGCTCCTCACAGAAGAACTATTTTATCTCGCAAACTTAAAAAAATGTTTGATTATGAGGTTGTTGTCATAACTGCAAGGCAAATCGATGAAATGAGAGCAGAAGGCATCAATCTTAATGAAATTGAAAAGAATGCGATGGAATCAATTTTACTGAAAATGAAACCTGAAAAGGCCATTGTCGATGCTGTTGACGTTAAAGCTGAACGTTTCCAGCAAAATTTATGTAATGACACAGGAGTCAATGTCATTGCCGAACATAAGGCCGATGATAAATATATTGAAGTTAGTGCTGCGTCAATTATTGCTAAAGCCGAAAGAGACGATCAGATTGCTAAAATCAATAAAGATTTCATAAAATCTGGGGGTATTGGTTCAGGTTATCCTTCAGATCCAAAAACAAAAGACTTCCTAGCAAAATATACTTATGATGAAATGCCTGATTTTGTAAGAAGGTCTTGGGCAACTGTTGCCAAAATGAAATGA
- a CDS encoding rod shape-determining protein, giving the protein MNIFGKDEEEPQIENTRVISNSLGIDLGTLNTVIAKPSGDKFDLYQIPSVVAVKKDDPSEVLAVGEEAKRMLGRTPEDILAVRPLKKGVIENVVQAQALLIKAMQIGINEGESVGRIVIGIPGDASEVEKNAAEEIGRKAGAQNILVISEGLAAAIGAGLPIAEPNGTMVVDIGAGSTDIVIISLGGINDIETVRCGGDDIDNKIVELVAEKYDVAIGIHDAESAKIEVGMVHSSEQLENLSVEVIGKSLETNRPKKVVIDSMLVAEAVEPYMQQIIGGLNIILERLSPELMMGVYNNAVAVGGSSRLRGLKERIFDEIGIPIEISDDPMTVVAKGTAIVAAEPLALEPEVRLRAMK; this is encoded by the coding sequence ATGAATATTTTTGGAAAAGATGAGGAAGAACCACAAATTGAGAATACCAGAGTCATTAGCAATAGTCTCGGAATTGATTTAGGAACTTTAAATACAGTAATTGCAAAACCGTCTGGTGACAAATTTGATTTATATCAAATTCCATCAGTTGTTGCAGTTAAAAAGGATGACCCTTCAGAAGTTTTAGCTGTTGGTGAAGAAGCTAAAAGAATGCTTGGAAGAACACCTGAGGATATTCTTGCTGTAAGACCTTTGAAAAAAGGTGTTATTGAAAATGTTGTACAGGCACAGGCATTACTCATTAAAGCAATGCAGATTGGTATTAATGAGGGTGAAAGTGTTGGCAGAATTGTTATTGGTATTCCTGGTGATGCATCTGAAGTAGAAAAAAATGCTGCTGAAGAAATCGGCAGAAAAGCTGGAGCTCAAAATATTTTAGTTATCAGTGAAGGTTTAGCTGCTGCTATCGGTGCAGGTTTGCCTATTGCAGAACCAAATGGTACCATGGTTGTCGATATTGGTGCTGGATCAACTGATATTGTTATTATTTCTCTTGGTGGTATTAATGATATTGAAACCGTAAGGTGCGGTGGAGACGATATCGATAATAAAATTGTGGAGCTTGTCGCTGAAAAATATGATGTGGCTATTGGTATTCACGATGCGGAATCTGCAAAAATTGAAGTGGGAATGGTTCATTCCAGCGAACAACTTGAAAACTTAAGTGTTGAAGTAATCGGTAAATCATTAGAAACCAACAGACCTAAAAAAGTTGTCATTGACTCAATGCTCGTTGCTGAAGCAGTCGAACCTTACATGCAACAAATTATTGGCGGTTTAAACATAATCTTGGAAAGATTATCTCCGGAATTAATGATGGGTGTTTATAACAACGCTGTTGCTGTAGGTGGAAGTTCAAGACTCAGAGGACTTAAAGAAAGAATCTTCGATGAAATTGGAATTCCTATAGAAATTTCCGATGATCCTATGACTGTTGTAGCAAAAGGTACTGCTATTGTTGCTGCTGAACCTCTTGCTTTAGAACCTGAAGTCCGTCTTAGGGCTATGAAATAA
- a CDS encoding archaetidylserine synthase, translating into MSCGFLSIISSINHDFKLAALFMIFAIMFDSVDGWVARKLDRNDSLGFGKNIDSLSDAVSFGVAPAVFLYSTINTTLITIQPITVIISLLIVICGVLRLTRYNVIAEKINTKDFIGFPIPGIAFIISTLYLSGLYNAYITLILAAIVSLIMISTVRYPKFDSIPALAVSCILIVLLILPVSLTYFGINIPALLLLIFCLYYLIINLVKNYA; encoded by the coding sequence ATGAGCTGCGGCTTTTTGTCAATAATCAGTTCAATAAACCATGATTTTAAGCTAGCTGCTCTGTTTATGATATTTGCAATCATGTTTGACTCAGTAGATGGTTGGGTAGCGCGCAAACTCGATAGAAATGACTCATTAGGATTCGGAAAAAATATAGATTCCTTATCTGATGCAGTATCTTTCGGAGTAGCGCCAGCAGTATTTCTATATTCAACTATTAACACCACATTAATTACCATTCAACCAATAACAGTAATCATAAGTTTATTAATAGTAATTTGTGGAGTTTTAAGATTAACAAGATATAATGTAATTGCTGAAAAAATTAATACAAAGGATTTCATAGGTTTTCCAATTCCTGGAATCGCATTTATTATTTCAACATTATATTTAAGCGGACTATATAATGCATATATTACATTGATATTGGCTGCAATCGTGTCTTTAATAATGATCAGTACAGTCAGATATCCTAAATTCGATAGTATCCCTGCTCTGGCAGTATCATGCATCTTAATAGTGTTATTAATCCTGCCTGTCAGTTTAACATACTTCGGCATCAATATTCCCGCATTGTTATTGTTAATATTCTGCTTATATTACCTCATAATTAATCTAGTTAAAAATTATGCTTAA
- the mfnA gene encoding tyrosine decarboxylase MfnA, whose translation MQDKPIDKDEILNELEQIHNLDYKYSDGRILGSMCTEAHPFAKEVYCKFLDTNLGDPGLFKGTKIIEDKVIKSIGKLLSLDDAYGNIVTGGTEANLMAVRAARNHARKYKGITNGEIIIPESAHFSFKKAADMLNLKIVEAKLDENYKIDVDALKQVISDKTVAIVAIAGTTELGLIDPIEEISEIAFENNIYFHVDAAFGGFSIPFLKKLGYDLPVFDFSLPGVCSITVDPHKMGLAPIPAGGIIFRKEEYLEVMAVDSPYLTVKTQSTIVGTRLGASAVATYAIMKYFGRQGYCKLADNMMQNTYFFESQLRKIGYEVICKPELNIVAFNHPQMDTDLLASKLEEKNWKVSVAKCPKAIRIVLMNHIKKNHLKELLEDLKEIF comes from the coding sequence ATGCAAGATAAACCGATAGATAAAGATGAAATCTTAAATGAACTTGAACAAATTCATAATCTGGATTATAAATATTCTGATGGCCGAATTTTAGGGTCTATGTGTACAGAAGCGCATCCATTTGCTAAAGAAGTTTACTGCAAGTTTCTTGATACTAATCTGGGAGATCCGGGTCTTTTTAAAGGGACAAAAATTATAGAAGATAAAGTTATCAAATCTATTGGGAAGTTATTATCTTTAGATGATGCTTATGGTAATATTGTAACTGGAGGTACTGAAGCTAATCTGATGGCTGTTCGTGCCGCAAGAAATCATGCAAGAAAATATAAGGGAATTACCAATGGAGAAATTATAATTCCGGAATCTGCTCATTTTTCATTTAAAAAAGCTGCTGATATGTTAAACTTAAAGATTGTTGAAGCTAAACTCGATGAAAACTACAAAATTGATGTGGATGCTTTAAAACAGGTTATTTCTGATAAAACTGTTGCAATTGTGGCTATTGCAGGTACTACTGAGCTGGGTTTGATAGATCCTATTGAAGAAATTTCAGAGATTGCTTTTGAAAATAATATTTATTTCCATGTTGATGCTGCTTTTGGCGGATTTTCTATTCCGTTTTTAAAAAAACTGGGATATGATTTGCCTGTTTTTGATTTTTCTCTTCCGGGGGTTTGTTCAATAACAGTAGATCCTCATAAAATGGGTCTTGCTCCAATTCCGGCAGGAGGAATAATTTTTAGAAAAGAGGAATATCTTGAAGTTATGGCGGTTGATTCACCTTATCTTACTGTTAAAACTCAATCCACTATCGTCGGTACTCGTTTAGGCGCTTCAGCGGTGGCTACTTATGCTATAATGAAATACTTCGGCAGACAAGGTTACTGCAAACTTGCTGATAATATGATGCAGAATACTTACTTTTTTGAGTCTCAGTTGCGAAAAATAGGTTATGAAGTTATATGCAAACCTGAACTGAATATTGTTGCATTCAATCATCCTCAGATGGATACTGATTTGCTTGCTTCAAAATTAGAAGAAAAAAATTGGAAAGTTTCTGTAGCTAAATGTCCTAAGGCAATCAGGATTGTCTTAATGAATCATATTAAAAAGAATCATTTAAAAGAATTATTAGAAGATTTAAAAGAAATATTTTAA
- the cofD gene encoding 2-phospho-L-lactate transferase: MITVLSGGTGTPKLLQGLKEIVDPSELTIVVNTLENDYFAGVYVAADIDTVLYTMSDMINEEFWYGIKDDTFITHERLEEIDCPELLRIGDKDRATKIQKTLLMEKYGLAKACEIQAKNMGLTSKIIPMSNENSNIKLTTDIGELEFHDFLIKHQQKPEVLDIQFSEVSPAEGVIDAIKNSKAVIIGPSNPITSILPILSLEGVKEALKETYVVAVSPIVGSDAVSGPAGKFMKALGMDISSVGVAKLYENFLDNIVIDNEDENLEGEINQIINKVTITNTIMNNLGAKKNLAQIIMDSIP; the protein is encoded by the coding sequence ATGATTACTGTTTTATCTGGTGGAACTGGTACTCCTAAGCTTTTGCAGGGGTTAAAGGAAATAGTCGATCCTAGTGAATTGACTATTGTGGTAAATACTTTGGAAAATGATTATTTTGCTGGCGTTTACGTTGCGGCTGATATTGATACTGTACTGTATACAATGTCTGATATGATAAATGAGGAGTTCTGGTATGGTATTAAAGACGATACATTCATTACTCATGAAAGGCTTGAAGAAATTGACTGTCCTGAACTGTTAAGGATAGGAGATAAGGACAGAGCAACTAAAATACAAAAGACATTGCTTATGGAGAAGTACGGTCTGGCTAAAGCATGTGAAATTCAGGCCAAAAATATGGGTCTGACTTCAAAAATAATCCCTATGAGCAATGAAAATTCAAATATCAAGCTTACCACTGATATCGGCGAGTTGGAGTTTCATGACTTTTTAATAAAACATCAGCAGAAACCTGAAGTTCTCGATATTCAATTTTCAGAAGTTTCACCTGCTGAAGGTGTTATTGATGCAATTAAAAATTCTAAAGCAGTAATTATAGGTCCTTCAAACCCGATTACTTCAATTTTGCCAATATTGTCTTTAGAAGGTGTTAAAGAAGCTTTAAAAGAAACTTATGTTGTTGCAGTATCTCCAATTGTTGGTTCTGATGCGGTATCCGGTCCTGCAGGTAAATTTATGAAAGCATTGGGCATGGATATTTCATCAGTCGGTGTGGCAAAATTATATGAAAATTTTTTAGATAATATTGTAATTGATAATGAAGATGAAAATTTGGAAGGCGAAATAAATCAAATAATTAATAAGGTAACAATTACAAATACTATAATGAATAATTTAGGTGCGAAAAAAAATCTCGCACAAATTATTATGGATAGTATTCCTTAA
- a CDS encoding biopolymer transporter ExbD, producing the protein MAIDVKRHKKKVLDQKPSINLVPFIDILFTIMIFLVVTSNFSATDVQTDDSDVASEATGKPNVTDVSGDQEYYIVPVANLHKVTVNGQDRSDAISGGAVGVQAKVIDQGQVSIKPGEIVITTPPDISVEKAVQRPEV; encoded by the coding sequence ATGGCAATTGATGTTAAACGACATAAAAAGAAAGTTTTGGATCAAAAACCAAGTATCAATTTAGTTCCTTTTATTGATATTCTTTTCACAATAATGATTTTTTTAGTTGTAACAAGTAACTTCTCAGCTACTGATGTTCAAACTGATGATTCTGATGTTGCCTCTGAGGCTACCGGAAAACCAAACGTAACTGATGTTTCCGGTGATCAGGAGTATTATATTGTGCCTGTCGCTAATTTGCATAAGGTTACAGTAAACGGTCAGGATAGATCTGATGCAATCTCGGGAGGGGCTGTTGGTGTTCAGGCTAAGGTAATTGACCAGGGTCAAGTTTCAATTAAGCCTGGTGAAATTGTGATTACAACACCGCCTGACATATCTGTAGAAAAGGCAGTTCAACGTCCGGAAGTATAA
- a CDS encoding IMP cyclohydrolase, translating into MYTGRILSTGMNSDGKPFVAYRVSSRSFPNRQCLKFENRAAIVPKEGFEKDIYENTYITYNCVRIVRDMAIVSNGSHTDVIADKIALGMNIKDAIAYSLLTMDYEKDDYHTPRIAAVVTSTNKKDEYGCYIGIANDKKLLVEQVPYGDAVFISTYGSQVHDLVEFDAKTAADSAKFIFDEGTFANYKKPVTSCAAVFDGEWTIDVYNP; encoded by the coding sequence GTGTATACTGGTAGAATTTTATCAACAGGGATGAATAGTGATGGTAAACCTTTTGTAGCATATCGTGTTTCAAGCAGGTCATTTCCTAATAGGCAATGCTTAAAATTTGAAAACCGTGCTGCTATCGTGCCAAAGGAAGGTTTTGAAAAGGATATTTATGAGAACACCTATATCACATACAACTGTGTCCGTATCGTAAGAGATATGGCTATTGTATCAAACGGTTCTCATACTGATGTTATAGCAGATAAGATTGCTTTAGGAATGAATATCAAGGATGCAATTGCATATTCATTGCTTACTATGGATTATGAAAAGGATGACTATCATACTCCAAGAATTGCCGCTGTTGTTACATCAACAAATAAGAAAGATGAATATGGATGTTATATTGGAATAGCAAATGATAAAAAATTATTAGTTGAACAGGTTCCGTATGGAGATGCGGTTTTCATCTCAACATATGGAAGTCAAGTGCATGATTTAGTAGAATTTGATGCTAAAACTGCTGCGGATTCAGCCAAATTTATTTTTGATGAAGGTACTTTTGCTAATTATAAAAAGCCGGTAACTTCTTGTGCAGCTGTTTTTGATGGAGAATGGACTATTGATGTCTATAATCCATAA
- a CDS encoding MotA/TolQ/ExbB proton channel family protein, which yields MIIEFIGPFIDSIVDIFSQGGIITYIILFIGIYGLIISIRKILYLRRISKVDTTEIFGVVTASMERGGAVEALKQINGFKNPISKIISETLKIGYKNKTEVEESMEQIFIVEVAKMTKGLSTIRTITELAPFLGLIGTVIGIWMTFKSLGVHPDSAAMAEGIYVALTTTIMGLLVAIVLLPIYSYIQDLIESEMDKIELATKMTNWGFAVVKVRVDSNVECALEALQEAEGVVNTRLISDPYANIKVSFKPSMLDKSISNIILEKCNVNAEITESKLKQ from the coding sequence ATGATTATTGAATTTATTGGTCCATTTATTGATAGTATTGTAGATATCTTCTCTCAGGGTGGAATCATTACATATATCATTCTTTTTATTGGTATTTATGGTTTAATTATTTCAATAAGAAAGATTTTGTATCTTAGAAGAATTAGTAAAGTGGATACTACTGAAATATTTGGTGTTGTTACTGCATCTATGGAAAGAGGCGGTGCAGTAGAAGCATTAAAACAGATTAATGGCTTTAAAAATCCTATTTCTAAGATTATTTCTGAAACTTTAAAAATTGGTTATAAAAATAAAACCGAAGTTGAAGAAAGTATGGAGCAGATTTTCATTGTTGAAGTAGCAAAAATGACTAAAGGATTAAGTACAATCAGGACTATTACAGAATTAGCTCCTTTCTTGGGTTTGATTGGTACTGTAATAGGTATTTGGATGACATTTAAATCATTAGGTGTTCATCCGGATTCTGCAGCTATGGCTGAAGGTATCTATGTTGCTTTAACAACTACAATTATGGGTCTTTTAGTTGCAATTGTTTTATTGCCGATTTATTCTTACATTCAAGACCTTATTGAATCTGAAATGGACAAAATTGAATTAGCTACAAAAATGACCAATTGGGGTTTTGCTGTAGTTAAAGTTAGAGTTGATTCTAATGTTGAATGTGCGCTTGAAGCTTTACAGGAAGCTGAAGGTGTTGTTAATACAAGATTAATTTCCGACCCTTATGCTAACATTAAGGTTTCATTCAAGCCTAGTATGTTGGATAAGAGTATTTCAAATATTATTTTAGAAAAATGTAATGTTAATGCTGAAATTACTGAAAGTAAACTGAAACAATAG